In Amaranthus tricolor cultivar Red isolate AtriRed21 chromosome 3, ASM2621246v1, whole genome shotgun sequence, a single window of DNA contains:
- the LOC130808808 gene encoding photosystem II core complex proteins psbY, chloroplastic-like codes for MAATMAAMAVLNAKCLTLNTNKTTITSSKPTTKPISLLPIQNLPNGLGSSKLPTSPSPIITAPAIAGAIFATLGSVDPALAAQQIADIAADDNRGLALLLPIIPAIGWVLYNILQPALNQLNRMKSEKGFIVGLGLSGLTGAGLLFTAQEAQAVTEEIGRIAESSAGSDNRGTLLLFVVLPAIGWVLYNILQPALNQLNRMRSQ; via the coding sequence ATGGCAGCAACAATGGCAGCAATGGCAGTACTCAATGCAAAGTGCTTAACTCTCAACACCAACAAAACCACCATTACATCATCAAAGCCCACTACAAAACCCATCTCACTCTTACCAATCCAAAACCTTCCTAATGGGCTTGGATCCTCCAAACTACCCACCAGCCCAAGCCCAATAATCACTGCTCCTGCTATTGCTGGTGCCATATTTGCCACCTTGGGCTCAGTAGACCCGGCCTTAGCAGCCCAACAAATAGCTGATATTGCAGCTGATGATAACCGTGGGCTGGCCCTTTTGCTGCCCATAATTCCAGCAATTGGGTGGGTATTGTATAACATCCTTCAACCAGCATTAAACCAGTTGAACAGAATGAAAAGTGAGAAGGGTTTTATAGTTGGGCTTGGGCTTAGTGGGCTTACTGGAGCTGGGCTTTTGTTTACAGCCCAAGAGGCCCAAGCAGTAACTGAAGAGATTGGTAGGATTGCAGAGAGTAGTGCAGGAAGTGATAATAGAGGAACTTTATTGTTGTTTGTGGTTTTGCCTGCAATTGGATGGGTGCTTTACAACATCTTGCAGCCTGCTTTGAACCAACTTAACAGAATGAGGtctcaataa
- the LOC130807231 gene encoding ALBINO3-like protein 1, chloroplastic — protein MSIFLSPLGPKPYFHPYPSHVRTIQTPIFQRTHFRHQKYPLPRTSLLVVAKFGFLNSGQLPDPEVFEGPIKDLFGRTEGFLYTIADAAVSNTDVIDASTTTTKQNGDWLSGITATMETVLKVLKDGLSTLHVPYSYGFAIILLTVLVKAATFPLSKKQVESTMAMRSLQPQIKAIQQRYAGNQEKIQLETARLYKIAGINPFAGCLPTLATIPVWIGLYRALSNVANEGLLTEGFFWIPSLAGPTTIASRQNGSGISWLFPFIDGHPPLGWSDTAAYLVLPLLLVISQYISVQIMQSSQPNDPNMKSSQALTKFLPLMIGYFALSVPSGLSLYWFTNNILSTLQQVYLQKMGGANNALVQLNEEIFKEDRSSPAEFVSKSTSTQTEEKSPFSVTKSTQKEEISPFTGLRPGEKFKQLKEEEARRKRLREEERMKKDAAAANAVSKTDAHDKQQNSVVAENGHVSNEEASINGNGSSKDYQDTPEPTSENGRLINGTDDEDLENVNQKAVEVHSKLGLDRNSEEETSVSS, from the exons ATGTCTATTTTTCTGTCTCCTCTCGGACCCAAACCCTATTTCCACCCCTACCCATCTCATGTTCGGACCATTCAAACTCCAATCTTCCAACGAACCCATTTCCGGCACCAAAAATACCCACTTCCTCGAACATCACTTCTTGTAGTTGCTAAATTTGGGTTCTTAAATTCGGGTCAACTACCGGACCCAGAAGTATTTGAGGGTCCAATTAAAGACTTGTTTGGCAGAACTGAAGGATTTCTCTACACCATTGCTGATGCTGCTGTTTCTAATACTGATGTTATTGATGCGTCCACTACTACAACTAAACAGAATGGTGATTGGCTTTCTGGGATTACGGCGACCATGGAAACTGTTCTTAAA GTATTGAAGGATGGATTATCTACCTTACATGTGCCTTATTCTTATGGGTTTGCCATCATTTTGCTTACTGTGCTTGTTAAGGCGGCCACATTTCCGTTGTCCAAGAagcag GTGGAATCTACTATGGCCATGCGATCTTTGCAGCCTCAAATAAAGGCTATCCAGCAGCGATATGCTGGAAATCAG GAAAAAATTCAACTTGAGACAGCTCGGCTGTATAAAATTGCTGGCATAAACCCATTTGCAG GATGTCTGCCAACGTTGGCAACAATACCAGTGTGGATAGGTCTCTATAGAGCCCTTTCCAATGTTGCTAATGAG GGACTTCTGACAGAGGGTTTCTTCTGGATACCCTCCCTTGCTGGTCCTACAACTATTGCTTCCCGGCAAAATGGAAGTGGCATTTCTTGGCTTTTCCCTTTCATT GATGGACATCCACCACTTGGGTGGTCAGATACAGCAGCTTATCTTGTTCTACCACTTTTATTAGTTATTTCACAGTATATATCAGTCCAGATTATGCAATCATCTCAG CCGAATGATCCAAACATGAAAAGTTCTCAAGCACTGACAAAGTTTCTTCCATTGATGATTGGTTATTTTGCGCTTTCCGTACCTTCTGGTCTAAGCCTTTACTG GTTCACCAATAATATCTTGAGCACACTTCAGCAAGTATATCTTCAGAAGATGGGAGGTGCAAACAATGCGTTAGTGCAGCTTAATGAAGAAATTTTCAAAGAAGACCGGTCATCGCCTGCCGAATTTGTTTCTAAATCAACATCAACGCAAACCGAGGAAAAATCACCTTTCTCAGTCACAAAATCAACCCAAAAGGAGGAAATATCACCTTTCACAGGGCTACGGCCGGGAGAAAA GTTTAAGCAACTAAAAGAGGAAGAAGCTAGAAGAAAACGCCTAAGGGAAGAAGAGAGGATGAAAAAGGATGCAGCTGCAGCAAATGCTGTATCTAAGACGGATGCACATGATAAGCAACAGAACTCAGTTGTAGCAGAAAATGGTCATGTTTCTAACGAGGAAGCTTCTATAAACGGGAACGGCTCTTCCAAGGATTATCAAGATACACCTGAACCTACAAGTGAAAATGGTAGACTTATCAATGGCACTGATGATGAAGATTTGGAAAATGTAAACCAG AAAGCTGTTGAGGTTCATAGTAAATTAGGGCTGGACCGAAATTCTGAAGAGGAGACATCTGTCAGTTCTTAA